The following proteins are co-located in the Oenanthe melanoleuca isolate GR-GAL-2019-014 chromosome 4, OMel1.0, whole genome shotgun sequence genome:
- the LRRTM1 gene encoding leucine-rich repeat transmembrane neuronal protein 1 produces MEVVTLWKRNLKRFNGHSQAYSEIFLLMDFLLIGLCLNWLLRKPPGLILCTLGIFSKMLPAVNSGCPQLCRCEGRLLYCESLNLTEMPRNLSGMMGLSLRYNSLSELHDGQFTGLMQLTWLYLDHNHICSVEGNAFQKLRRVKELTLSSNKITQLPNTTFRPMPNLRSVDLSYNNLQSLEPDLFHGLRKLTTLHMRSNAIKFVPVRIFQDCRSLKFLDIGYNQLKSLARNSFAGLFKLTELHLEHNDLVKVNLAHFPRLISLHSLCLRRNKVTIVVNTLDWIWQLEKMDLSGNEIEYIEPHVFESVPHLKSLQLDSNRLTYIDSRVLDSWKSLTSISLSANAWDCSRNVCALASWLSNFQGRYDSNLLCATPEYAQGEDVLDAVYAFHLCEDDADPTSVNTFSPVANNSEQTPGYGSATATYDAPDGDEDRTTYAVTITMPGENSENAVQIHKVVTGTMALIFSFLIVVLVLYVSWKCFPAGLRQLRQCFVTQRRKQKQKQTMHQMAAMSAQEYYVDYKPNHIEGALVIINEYGSCSCHQQPARECEV; encoded by the exons ATGGAGGTTGTCACTCTCTGGAAAAGG AATTTGAAAAGATTCAATGGACATTCTCAAGCATATTCGGAAATATTCTTGCTAATGGATTTCCTTCTTATTGGTCTCTGTTTAAACTGGCTGCTGAGGAAGCCCCCGGGGTTGATATTGTGTACGCTGGGTATCTTTTCTAAAATGCTTCCAGCTGTGAATAGTGGGTGTCCACAGCTCTGTCGGTGTGAGGGCAGGCTTTTGTACTGTGAATCACTGAATCTCACAGAGATGCCTCGCAACCTGTCGGGCATGATGGGCTTGTCTCTGCGGTACAACAGCCTTTCAGAGCTGCATGATGGACAGTTCACAGGGTTAATGCAGCTCACGTGGCTCTATCTGGATCACAATCACATTTGCTCAGTGGAGGGGAATGCCTTTCAAAAATTGCGGCGAGTTAAAGAGCTCACCCTGAGTTCCAACAAAATAACCCAACTGCCCAACACCACTTTCCGCCCCATGCCAAACTTGCGCAGTGTGGATTTATCGTACAACAACCTACAGTCTCTGGAGCCTGACCTGTTCCACGGGCTGAGAAAACTGACAACTTTGCACATGCGGTCCAACGCCATCAAGTTCGTGCCAGTGAGAATTTTTCAGGACTGTCGCAGCCTGAAGTTTCTAGACATAGGATACAATCAGTTAAAGAGCCTGGCTCGAAACTCTTTCGCAGGCTTGTTCAAACTCACTGAGCTGCACCTCGAGCACAATGACTTGGTGAAAGTGAATTTAGCCCATTTTCCCAGGCTCATCTCCCTGCACTCCCTCTGCTTGCGAAGGAATAAAGTTACCATCGTAGTAAACACTTTGGACTGGATATGGCAACTCGAAAAGATGGATCTCTCCGGCAACGAAATCGAATACATCGAACCTCACGTTTTCGAAAGTGTACCTCATCTcaaatccctgcagctggacTCCAACCGGCTGACCTACATCGACTCCCGAGTCCTGGACTCCTGGAAGTCCCTGACGAGCATCAGCCTGTCCGCCAACGCCTGGGACTGCAGCCGGAACGTCTGCGCCCTGGCCTCCTGGCTGAGCAACTTCCAGGGTCGCTACGACAGCAACCTGCTGTGTGCCACCCCCGAGTACGCCCAGGGAGAGGATGTTTTGGATGCTGTCTACGCCTTTCACTTGTGCGAGGACGACGCCGACCCCACGAGCGTCAACACCTTCTCGCCGGTGGCCAACAACAGCGAGCAGACGCCGGGCTACGGCTCGGCCACCGCCACCTACGACGCGCCCGACGGCGACGAGGACCGGACCACGTACGCCGTCACCATCACCATGCCCGGCGAGAACTCCGAGAACGCCGTGCAGATCCACAAGGTGGTGACGGGCACCATGGCgctgattttttccttcctcatcGTGGTTTTGGTGTTGTACGTCTCCTGGAAGTGCTTCCCGGCCGGCTTAAGGCAACTAAGACAGTGCTTTGTCACACAGCGcaggaagcagaagcagaaacagACCATGCACCAAATGGCTGCCATGTCAGCCCAGGAGTATTATGTTGATTACAAACCCAACCACATTGAGGGAGCCCTGGTGATCATTAATGAGTACGGATCTTGCTCCTGTCACCAGCAGCCAGCGAGGGAATGCGAGGTGTGA